From a region of the Triticum aestivum cultivar Chinese Spring chromosome 7D, IWGSC CS RefSeq v2.1, whole genome shotgun sequence genome:
- the LOC123171437 gene encoding FBD-associated F-box protein At2g26860 — protein sequence MELRSRRFIASGEARRRARLGFTPSEPDHISALPDELLLLVLARLGCVATAARTSVLARRWRGLWTWLLDLAFPDVPFRSLGKALDALGRKDTVVSSFHIRVADQPGSTRAVSSLLRAAAWFLPVDLAVAVPSGVAYLRHPVELPCFGFKRTATISLLMDSNPVELRLPTPAALAAADVGECLFPALTTLNLCGYYTHDGLAALLPHCPLLRVLRYAVRYRRPCDEDYAITVKSPTLRELLMEESGVNYVRRIDMVTPALEHLTVSVLAPMAENVSWRCRYGGGWFRACTTGALTIGARVRFPSDLVKSPPIPGFGLASMPSQSPSA from the coding sequence ATGGAGCTGCGATCGAGGCGGTTCATCGCCTCCGGCGAAGCGCGCCGCCGCGCCAGGCTAGGCTTCACTCCCTCCGAGCCGGACCACATCAGCGCCCTCCCCGACGAGCTGCTCCTCCTGGTCCTCGCGCGCCTCGGCTGCGTCGCCACCGCCGCGCGCACCAGCGTCCTCGCCCGCCGGTGGCGCGGCCTCTGGACCTGGCTCCTAGATCTGGCCTTCCCCGACGTCCCGTTCCGCTCCCTCGGTAAGGCGCTCGACGCCCTCGGCCGCAAGGACACGGTCGTCTCCTCCTTCCATATCCGCGtcgccgaccagcccggctccacCCGCGCAGTCAGCTCTCTGCTGCGCGCCGCCGCGTGGTTCTTGCCGGTGGATCTCGCCGTCGCCGTCCCATCGGGCGTCGCGTACCTACGCCATCCCGTCGAGCTGCCGTGCTTCGGCTTCAAGCGCACCGCCACGATCTCCCTCCTGATGGACAGCAATCCCGTCGAGCTCCGCCTGCCGACACCCGCGGCCCTGGCCGCCGCCGACGTCGGCGAGTGCCTGTTCCCCGCTCTCACCACGCTCAACCTCTGCGGCTACTACACCCACGACGGCCTGGCCGCCCTTCTCCCCCACTGCCCCCTCCTGCGCGTGCTCCGGTACGCCGTCCGTTACCGCCGGCCCTGTGACGAGGACTACGCCATCACCGTCAAGTCCCCGACGCTGCGCGAGCTCCTTATGGAGGAAAGCGGTGTGAATTATGTACGCCGCATCGACATGGTGACCCCTGCGCTCGAGCACCTCACCGTGTCCGTCCTGGCGCCCATGGCGGAGAACGTCTCGTGGCGCTGCCGGTATGGTGGCGGCTGGTTTAGGGCATGTACAACGGGGGCGCTTACAATCGGCGCCAGGGTTCGATTCCCGTCCGATTTGGTCAAATCCCCACCGATCCCAGGATTTGGGCTGGCATCGATGCCGAGCCAGTCGCCGAGCGCTTAG